One Pelotomaculum isophthalicicum JI genomic region harbors:
- a CDS encoding type II toxin-antitoxin system Phd/YefM family antitoxin, protein MPIIRPVSDLRNKTPEIEEICIKEQKPVFITKNGNGHLVIMSQQLFEEQQALLDLEQQSTVEIIKYRCWRKIVNRQAFPKIVEA, encoded by the coding sequence ATGCCAATAATTCGTCCCGTTTCCGATTTGCGGAACAAAACTCCAGAGATTGAGGAAATTTGCATAAAAGAGCAAAAGCCGGTTTTTATCACCAAGAACGGCAACGGTCATTTAGTCATCATGAGCCAGCAGCTTTTTGAGGAACAGCAAGCCCTATTAGATCTTGAACAACAGTCAACGGTTGAAATTATTAAGTATAGGTGTTGGCGTAAAATCGTTAATAGACAAGCATTCCCGAAAATAGTAGAAGCGTAG